The segment GGAGCTATTCCTGTAATGAATTAAAATGCGGTTTGCAAAACAAAAAGCGCCTCCTGTATGCTGGGTCATGGAATGCTGTACATTCACTGCCCTAATTAAAAGGAGGACGCTCACTATGAAGTTTAACCAAACGAACAAGCAAAATCAACGAATTTCGAGAATTTCTGAAACGACGCTGGTCATCGGAACCGACATCGCGAAACACAACCACGTCGCTCGTGCCTTTAATTACCGAGGCATCGAACTAGGCAAGCGGTGCTTGTTCCAGAACGACGACAATGGCCTGTTGAACCTGCTAGCGTGGGCTGAATCCATCAAGCAAGAGCATGGGCTGACGGACGTGCTGCTTGGCGTAGAGCCAACCGGCCACTACTGGTTCCCGCTGTTTCATTTCCTGAAGCAGCGCGGTATCGAAGTCGTGCTGGTGAACCCGCATCATGTCAAGAAAAGCAAGGAACTCGACGACAACTCGCCGACCAAGAACGACATCAAAGATGCGAAAGTCGTCGCCAAACTCGTCATCGACGGACGCTATACACACCCACAGCTGCCGGAAGGCGTTTATGCCGACCTGCGTGTGCTTATGAACCAGCGAGACCGTCTATGCGGGGATTTGAACCGCGTGAAAGGAAGAATTCACAATTGGCTGGATCGCTTCTTTCCCGAATATAGGCAAGTGTTTAAAGATTGGGAAGGCAAGGCCTCGCTCATTACGTTGCAGAACTTTCCACTGCCGCAAGACGTGATCGCCGCTGGCGAAACAACTGTGGTGGCTATCTGGAAGAAGAACGACGTGAAACGAGCCGTAGGCCCCAAGAGAGCGGAGCTACTCTACCGGAAAGCCCGAAAGTCCATCGGCCTCACAGAAGGCGCTACGGCGGCCAAGCATGAGCTAGCCATGTATTTGGAGCAGTACGCCATGCTCTGCAGGCAGATCGAGCAACTGATGGAGCTTGTGGCGGGTCTGGTGGAACAGATTCCGGGCGCCACCCACATGATGAGCATTCCGTGCATCGGTCTTATCACCGTGGCAGGATTCCTGGCGGAAGTCGGAGACTTGAGCGGCTATGACCACAGCCAACAAATCGTGCGTTACGCCGGTCTCAGCCTGCGGGAAAACAGCTCCGGGCTTCACAAAGGGGAAACGACCATTAGCAAGCGAGGGCGCTGTCGCCTCCGAGCCTTGCTGTTCCGGGCGGCACTGACGATGGTCGCCAAGAACCCAGAGTTC is part of the Ferviditalea candida genome and harbors:
- a CDS encoding IS110 family transposase: MKFNQTNKQNQRISRISETTLVIGTDIAKHNHVARAFNYRGIELGKRCLFQNDDNGLLNLLAWAESIKQEHGLTDVLLGVEPTGHYWFPLFHFLKQRGIEVVLVNPHHVKKSKELDDNSPTKNDIKDAKVVAKLVIDGRYTHPQLPEGVYADLRVLMNQRDRLCGDLNRVKGRIHNWLDRFFPEYRQVFKDWEGKASLITLQNFPLPQDVIAAGETTVVAIWKKNDVKRAVGPKRAELLYRKARKSIGLTEGATAAKHELAMYLEQYAMLCRQIEQLMELVAGLVEQIPGATHMMSIPCIGLITVAGFLAEVGDLSGYDHSQQIVRYAGLSLRENSSGLHKGETTISKRGRCRLRALLFRAALTMVAKNPEFRALHMYFTTRRDNPLKKKQSMIAICNKLIRVLFELGRKQKNYDRSKVLGLHREAQLQAAA